In Oryza sativa Japonica Group chromosome 8, ASM3414082v1, the sequence AAGCCGCAATCAACGTGAGTGTACTCGGTAACCTCGCTATTTTTGCTTCCCGGGTCGGAAAATGATTTCATGCGGTGTAGGCTCACCCTCTGACTGACGTTATTGGACCGTTTGCGGACCACCAGGCGGCGGCCTCACTGAAGGAGAGCGTCGCTCGGGAGACGCCCGACGtggccgtcgccgctgctgccacgACTAGTGGCAGCCGTGTCCCGAAAACGGGAAGGATGTTCACCTCCGTTCTCGGCAGCCGCCAGAGAGCATCCTCCCCATCGGTAAGTCCCTTGGTTCGTTAATCTCGTATTCAAGAGATGTCACCCTCAACTCGTGCTTGATTTACCCAGGCCATGGACGCGTCTTCGCCACCTCCGCGGCGGAGGAAGCTGGTGACGCTAGGCGAGAAGTAAGTAAGCGGAAGTCGAGATCCTctcctcgtttgtcttctgaTGGCTTGATTTGAGGATCTTCTGCAGGTCGGCGCAGGCAAGAGCGGCGCAGGACAAGTCCGAAGGGGCCTCTGGAGTGTCTCCTGCAGCAACCTCAACCGATGTTGTTGTCGCGCCAAAGAGCCGTGAAGCGACGCCAAGCAGTCCGTCCAGTGCCCTCGGACCTACTCGCGGGCCATCTGCTAATGTCCTCACCTGGGGGGAGCTCCAAGCTGAGATGCAACGCATCCTCGAGGCTGGCGCTCGCGGCGTAAGTCGCGAGATCGAGGAGGTGAAGACAGCGGCAGCGTCGTCGGCGAACGAGCGTGCCGACAAGCTGGAACGCGACCTggcggaggttcgcgaggacctccagaagatgagggagctggtggccggtAACGAGCGGCAATGGCGGGGACTCGAGGACCGGATGTCGGAACTCAAGAACAACCTGTCGGGGATCCGTGGGTCGCTGCGGGTCACCTACACCGGTCTTCAtcagctcgccggggagtgtGGCATCACGTCAACCATCCCAGCGAACCCCGgcgagttctcgctgacgtccTCACTTGTGGAACTGGCTACGGCGATGGAGGCAATACCCTCCAAGCATATGGCCAGGATCGTGGAGGAGGCGTCAAACGGGATTTACACCGGGGCCTGTCACGTCCTAGCGTGTGTCCGACTGGCGCATCCCGAACTCGATCTTCGGCAGATCTTGGACAGGGGGGCCGCCAACGACACTCGTAAGGGCGTGATGGAGGAGGTTGGCGAACTGGGAGAGTCTGTTCTCccgctttttgaagagtagggccTCAGATCATTTGTAATCGACTACACTTTGTATAACAGTTGTCGGCTTCAACTGCCTTTATTCGTGCAATCGCTGCCTTGATCTCTGTTGGCACCCTGGTCCTGAGTACTTTTGGTTGTCGTTTGTAGGGATgtcgatgtcgaggatgtccagcagcgtggGCAGCCCAAGTTACCGGTGGTCGCCCCGGCGATTACCCTTCAAACGCCTATGTCGCAGGACGATATGGGACGAAACTCACCCGTGGAAATGGGCATGGCGATGACCTCCGTAGGTTGGTGATCTTTGTTTTCATCTCCTTCATTCTTCTTCCCGGAGTAACTTGGTTTTTATGTTCTCGGAATGGAAGAGCAGACCTCGAGAGTAGACTTGCCGGCCAAGACCGTTGCATCCAATATTGGAAGACGAAGTGTGAAGTCGCGGAACTCGAGAGGGCGATGGTGGAGGTGAAAAAAGACCAGGCCGTGGAGGCACTCAGGggtcgcgaggtgtggttcGACTCTTATCTAAAGAGTTGCtgcacgggaaaccctggaagaatttatcgtgcttaccacaagccagcgtgggcaacgactgggcttgtagtgtagctttcctctaactgacgcatccaggcaagggtgggtgtgatggagcggggcaggccctgcgacggcctctgtcgcttccggattcacctaggcacgagaggggactgcccgttgccttgcgaggagtgggggtgaaacctgaggtgtggtgtgcttggttagagggggttatgcgaagggtcctgtcacggcctctttccggtatgtcgtggtggcatgtcggcacacggaaacgtgtcgtggggctgtgtcttgtgggtacagttgtacacctctgatcagagtaaaactattcgaatagccgtgcccgtggttatgggcggtcaaccagattcaccgtgattagtctcacccctagtttagtcttttgaaattggatagtatagatggatggttgggcctgtcgcaacgtggtatagcgttggacagtggatgattaatattgattaattattacaattgtttaattctttcaacttctgtttataaatgctcgctttatgcaaatgaaccactctagctctcctttgataattccctgcatcatacccctattccggtatgacttgctgagtacagtgggtagtactcagtcttgctctattttccccaaccccagagtatgAGTATGTGTcggatggtggtttctccgaggagtaggcttcgtccgtgccgtcgaggatgcctgtggagtggtgttcccactgcagttcaagtcaaggcttagctcctgttatctttcgtttttccgctgcatttatgtaagacttttatgatgtttgtaagacgtggatctgaatgtcaatattgtcgtttgtgtaccccggccggtcctggacggggattttaatgcacattctgcttggaattctattcgggaatttctgggcgtgagaTCCACGTTTCGTTGTCGATCTGGTTGTCTGATTGATTATCAGGCATGGTCCAGTCAGCTACAAAATCGGCGAGTACTTGGGACTTCACTAGTGGAGATAGGCACATCTATGACAATCTACTTTTGTCATGGAAGACGCGCAAATCGTCATAAAGTAACTTCTATGACGAATTTATGACGAAATGGGATTCGTCATAGAAGTCGCGTCACATATGTTTTTCTATGACTAAACAGTAGATTTCGtcatagaaatgcttatatcCATGACGAAGGTGCTCGTCATAGAACTGCTTTTCAGCTGGCTAGGACAGACGTCGTCCATGCCACGGGGCTATCACACGTGGAGTCCATGTTGGCTGTGATGTGGCGGATGACGTGTACGCCACGCTGGATCATCATCTCCCGTACGCTAGAGCCAAGTGGCAGTCGTATTTAACGCCACGTGTTGGCATTTGGTATGTCCACGTGGTGGTGCAAGCTGATGCCACGTGGTCGAACGTGGTggcgccacgtggcagccatATTAACGCCACGTGTTGGCATTTCTTATGTCCACGTGGTGGTGCGCGCTGATGCCACGTGGCCAAAGGTGGAGACACCACGTGGCAGTCATATTTAACGCCACGTGTTTACATTTTGTATGTCCACGTGGTGGTGTACGCTAACGCCACATTGCCGAAGGTGGAGGCACCACGTGCTCTCATTTTGAAGCGCCACGTGTACATATCTGATTTGTGACACACGTCTTTACCTGATGTTGCCACGTGTTGATTTGTTTGGATGACACGTTAGCACAGTAGGGATGAAGGCccgctcattttttttttcttagcccAGCCCATTTGGCCACATACTTCACATATTGTTGTGGCCCATCCCACTATGAGATCTAGGAAATTTTTAGCATTCACCCATTTCAAGCAACAATTAATCAGAACTTCGCAGCACATAAGAAAATAGGCCCAACATCAAGATTGATCACATGGACAAACAATCAGAACTTCACAGCACATTACAAATAGGCCCAACATCAACATATATCACATATACCAACTTCACATAGCACCATATTACAAAAAAGTTCACAGAACCTAGCACACATATGTTCACATTAAGTCCACAAAAGTTTGCCATAGGAGGACATTAAGTCCACCATAGCACCAAACATCATTTCACATAATCAAGTCCACCACATGACAATAAGTTCACAGAACCATCAAACAACTAATATAAGTAGATGGAGTTCATCACAGTGCAGAAGATCATAAAGGAGACTAGGACAGATTTAAGTTACCCTGGGAAAGGCTCAAGATACGTCGAAGGAGCAAATTGTTCTCTTCCTGCTGCTGCTTGAACTCTGCCAACTCCTTTTGAGTCTTTGCCAGCGCTTCATTTGCAAGATTTGCTTGTTCTTTTAGTTCGACAACTTCTGCATGGAGAATGGCTGAACTTTGCTTTTCAGCTGCAAGTTCTTCCTGAAGTGCTGCTTCTGTCGGTGTCACTGATTTCTTGGAGCTCATCTGCAGACCAGCATTTTTCAAAAACGTGGTATTGGAATTGTCCCGAGAGAGAACCTTGGACACAACTTCTGCACTAGTTCTTGGTGTCTCACCATCAGGTACAGGTTCTTCCATAATAGCTTTCATACTTGACTGCAGCAATGATTGAACATTAGCTATGAAATTAGATACATGAAAAACTGGCTGCTGCATAACACATTCAAAATACTGGCAGCTGCACAACACATTCAAAAAGTCACTGAAAACTGATGGAAAGCTACCAGGAAGCACAAACTAGAGGTAAGGAAACTTGTATAGAATGCAAATTTAACCAAATTTGTTTTCCATAAGCCAAAACAGAAACAAATTATATGAGTAAGCCAAGCATTCCCATATTTAGAAATATTGCATTGCCCTCTTAACTGTGAAAGAGACCAGAAACATTTTGAGCTCTAACTATGGTAGAATGTAATTATTTTCTATCTAGCCTCTAGCAACAATGCAGGCCAAATGCTTCTTGACAGAATCTAGGATACTGTTTTAGCATATATCAGAAGGCTGACTTTAGACTATATTTGATTAGCTTTCATGGCAGCTTTTGATTGATGGAACACCCTGGTAGCTATAAAAGAACAAGGTTTTCCCCTCAACTACTTTCATAAAATTTGGAGGGGGTGCAATGTTACTTAGCGTTGGTTATTTTCTATTCCTCCTATGATGCCTAAATATTTTCCCTAGAAACCACTAATGTTTAGAAAGAAAATACTAGTGTGGAGTACATAATCCCTCATAATTAAGTTTACTTTTCCAAGTTACaatgaaataagttttgaagTAGTAAAGGCTGAAATATATTCAGTCTTATGTTCATATGATTCAAAACCTCAATACATGCAAACACCACTACAGCAGCTTAGGTAAAAATGAGTTTTCATGAATCACACCCTCAAACCCGGGATATTGATAAAAATACAAACTGCAACCAGGATCAATTGATGAAAAAATGTTTATGTAGCTTATTTGGCATTTTAACCCAATCTCAACTTATGTTGTATATGGTAAGTTGTCTAGCGACAAGTTTCCAGCAGCTACAAATTTAGTTTGGTATGTATTCTAACATTGTTAGAGTCTATAAATTCCATTAAGTCTGTAATGATCTTAGCTGCAAATATCTCTGCACACTAAGGACAGAAATTATCCTATGGATGTAAATATAAAATGAGCTGAATTAATAATATGTTGGCATAGGTAACAAGGAATTGAGTTCAATGTTGTAAGAATATACAGAGTGACTTACAATTGCATCTTTGGCAGCATCACTTAGACCTTTTTCCCTACTGGTATGGCAGTCCTCAAAGGCATCCACAACATCAAGCTCTACAACCTTGTTCTTCTCCTTCTATTTCAGTACAGAAAATGCAGATCAATTATTTTATATATCTATTACATTAGATAAGTGGTTCTTAACTACAATTAATGCTAAAAGATAATGGGAACTTACGTAAGCGTGCAAGTGTGCAGCATAGCTGCGAGATCCCGTAGCCTGATGGAACCTAACATTAAGCCGGTTTTGCTTGTTCTGTTCAGAGATTTGCTACAAAAGATGTATGTGTTAGACATAGTCGCAGGTATGAAATGAAACAAATATGTCATTAGAGATGACATACCATATTCTTTGGATTTGACCACTTTGCAACAAGTTCCAGCCACTGTTCATCAGTCATGCTACTTATGGGAGAGGTAGTTCTAATCTCGTTAGCAGGTACTCCATTGAAGTAGGCCTTCTTCAAATTATACCGTGTTTGTCGTATCCCTTTCTGCAATACATCAGCACAAGCATCCCTTGTTGGCTGGTTTTTTTGGTTAATGGCCAACCTGACCTGATGGTTTGAATTGCAATCATTAAGGAGTAACACTAGGTCATATAATAGATGAAATATAAAAGAATATAGATAGGCTCTTACAGATAACTTGCCCATGAAGTTGTTAATATAGCCTTCATCATCCTTGTACTGCTTCCAATGAGGGAAGACAGGAACTTTAGTCCTAATGATAACACCAGCCTCTGATGCAAACTTGGCAGCTTGCACCGGTTCATCTGGCCTTTTCTTCCCTTCGGCAACAGCAATGGGCATTCTTCCCATAGCTTTGGTCATCTTGTCAAGCATTATTCCTGCAGTTGGTGGCCTTGATTTTCTTGTGCCTCTTCGTATAGGTACTACAGAGTATTCAATTACAATGTTAGCATTCAtcaaatagttaaaaataataaatttctcTTCGTTGAACTAACTTGCCTTCAACATCAGAATTGGTTTGCTGTGCAGGTTGCTCTTTATGGTTGGCATCATGTCCATATGACCAGTCCATCACCGGGCTCGGGGGCCTGTTCACATCATTATCTTGAAGCAAATGTCCACTGCCCACATCTTCATCACCATTGTTTTCTGTTTCTAGAGGCAGTTCTTCATGGCCATTACCTTTACCTTGTTCTGCTATGAGTTGCCTTTTCGCTGACCTTGTTGAGACTCCAGGAGGCATTTCGGTTGGAGCACCCGCCCTCACTCTCTTTGATATCCTTACTCCTGGTGGCATCTTGAGGGTAGGTTTCTTCTTCGTCGCACACTTCTTTCGTCTAGTTTGTCGAGGGTACTACAATAATAAACACAAAAGTTGTAAGCATGTGAATAAATTAGCAacaatcattaaaaaaataatcaaatgcTGCACAAATTAAATGCGGAAAAATTATTGCAGATATCCTAGCCCCCCCCCCAACAGCCAAGATAGAAGAAGCACCTCAATCATTATGGGGATGGGCTGCTCCGGTTCTAAATATGAATCATCATCACACTGAACCCCTTGTTCATCATCTTCAGGGAGAAACTCTGATGTATCAGAACCTTCTCCATGACTTTTCTTGGTGCCTGAGTTTTTTGTCTTTGAAGATGCATGTTGTGTTTCGATATGTTTAATAGTGGCAGCTATGTCTTTGATGCCAAGTTCATCCATCCTTCTTATATTCTGCAAGATTTTCTCTTGCCGCGTTCTTTCATATTCGTTTTGTGCAGGTTCTTACATGAATACACATATTTTAATGGTCAGAATACTAGATGGCATTTTGATGGCATTTCCTAAGCATATAAGCATTTTCAGAAATAGAAACAATAAAGTATCTAGGCATttgggatgaaaaaaaaagagaccatGCTCATCAACATTGGGGATTTAATGATCAATGGTGAAAAACAACTTTACTTCAATATCTAGTAAAAACAACAGGGTGATTCACTTTTCCATTTTAAAAGACAATTTTGATGAGAACTCTGGAAACACTTTTACAGTGAACAACATTGGTCATATAAATGATATAGCCATTATATCATTCTCTTTCACCTAATAAACTGTATCTATTTATACGACTAACTCAAATTATTGGTACATTCATAAACACAAACAAAGCAGAATCTAAATAAAATTTCCATTGTTGATCTGAAATCCACACTCTGGAAGATGCTTATGGCAACTTGAGGCACAAATTTATTTGAGAATCAACATAGCATGATTAATTTAAAGGTGCGCCTGAATAACACAGAAACAATGCCATATGCAGTAGCAAACTAGCAATAGCATCAACTGTTATTGTAGATAGTGACCTCAATCGGATTGCACACAGAAAATTCTTAATAGAAGTTGGACGGCAAATCAATCCACATGATGTATAACATCTAATAGCTTGAGACAGTACACATAAACATCTGAGCTTGAGACGACAAGATAATTTTGCGTACCTCGTGCTACTGGACGTCGACGTCTTCCCATCAGCTAGGTACGGCGACGGTGCAGGGACCTTGTCGATGGGGTACCCGGCTCCGGTGCGGCGGTAGGCGTCAACGGTGTTGTGGGAGATGGCTTCGGTGCGGCAGTAGTCGTCGACGGGGTACCGGCTCCGATGCAGTGGAAGTCGTCGACGGCGTAGTGGGGGAAGGATCTGGTGCagcggtcgtcgtcgacggggTTGCAGCGGAAGGCGTCGTTGCGGCGGCTGTCGACGACGAGGAAGTAGGGGACGGATCTGGTGCAGCGGTCGTCGTCGATCGGTTTGCACGGGAAGGCTCCGGCGCagcggtcgtcgtcgacggggTTGCGGGGGAAGGCTCCGGTGCGGCGGTAGTCGGCGGCGGCTCTGGTAGAGCGGCGCCCCGATGGTGTGGCGGCTGGATTTGGGGATTAGGGTTTGGTGGGTGAGAGGCTTTGTAAATATATAGTGGTTGCACAAATGCCCCTGGGTGTTGTTTTGCTCTTCGTTAGATGGAGGATAAAAGTGACATTTCCCATTCTGATTTGGGCAAATGGGCGGCAATGGAATGTTTTGGGGCTGTCATTGGCGGTAGGTTTAGGCGCCGAACGAAAAATCCTCCATCCATGAGTAATTAACATTATCCATAAATCAAAAACATTCAAATTATACTAATCTATCTGGATTaacaatttgactttaaaaatatactccctccgttcaataTTATATAACTTGAAAATTTGgattaagggggtgtttagttccagggtgtaaagtttttaaagtatacggacacacatttaaagtattaaacgtaaactaataacaaaactaattatagattatGCCCGTAAACTACgacacaaatttattaagcctaaaacatccgtcattagcaaatgtttactgcagcaccacttagtcaaatcatggcgcaattaggctcaaaatattggtctcacaatttacacgcaaactgtgtaattggttatTTTGTCTACATTTAGCACTCAATGCATGtatctaaacattcgatgtgacatttttggaaaaaaaatgtgggaactaaacaccccctaatattatttttttaaagcaactttcctataaaaaCTTTTTGGAAAACACAGACAATTTAGTAGTTTAAGAAGCATTCACCGATTAATCGGAATACGGTTGTCAGACGGAATACGGTTTTCCACAACACTACTTTAAGCATGActgaatttatttttagaaactagcacctataatatattataggcgtctttttttaattaattggcACCTATGACAAATTaaaggtgttggtttttttttaaaaaaaagaaaaccaacacctatagtaTTGGTGTCGGCTCTTCTATAGTCAAAATCTGCTGTGGACGTCTACCACAGGGGCGCGGTCGTCGTCTCCCATGTCATCGAGACCTCCATGTCATCCTCGTGGTTGCTCACCTCGCCATTCACCATCGACACCGTGGAATGCAAGAACCTGGTTCCAGCCTCGGTGGCGTTGCCGGTGGATCTAAAGCCAAGCTGGAGGATGATCGGCGACGGAGGATTTGAGCCAGGCAGGTGATAAAATCGTCTCAGTTTACCATTCatggatactccctccgtcccataaaaaaatcaacttctggCTATGAACCTGGACACATGTTGcgtccagatttatagtcagaagttggttttttatgggacggagggagtatataggtccaattgaaaattgaattttaaaaattttatgttcACTTTAAACTGGGTGAACCGGTCGGTGTTTGTAGGAAAAATGTTGGACCGGCCAGTTTTAATAGAACGGACCGGGTGGTTTGGACCGACTTACCCCTCATTCTTATCGGTAGAACTCACATATAACGAGGGTACAATCGTAAATCAACACACATATAACAACGGATTCAgatccaaaccaaaccaaatcgtaacaaaaaaaaagagcttcCTCCTCCATGGCGGTGAGAATTAGCAGGAAGCGCAGGAGCCCGCCGACGCGTGGGCTGGGGACCTCCACGACGGCGTGCTGGAGCGCGTCCTGGCACGCCTCCCGCCGGACACATTCTTCCGCCTCCGCGCCATCTGCTGCCGATGGAGCGCGGCCGCCGCGTCACCACACGTGCGACCGCATCCCGTCTCTGACTCCGACCGCATCGCCGCAGTAGCAGCTGGTCCAGGTGCCGCATCTCCAAGGCCGATGCTCTTAGCGCTGCTGGTGAAGAGGACCTGGTGCTGGCCATGATCGAGTAGCAAGCTTCTGGTGCTTATGCTGCTTGCTTCCTGGATGTGGGCGACAACAGTAGCTTGAGAAGAAATGATACTTCTTTGTACAGCTTGGTGAATTCAGGTTGAGATCGTGAATGTGAATAAACTTATGGCTGATTATTGTGTTATTTTGAAAATGTGAAGACCATATTTGTGTCATTTTTTTATGTCAATTGAATatgacaattaagaaaaaagtgTAATGCTTTGAACAGATGCTTGAAGTGTAAGTTGTGTTTGTACAGATTGAAATTGGTTTTTGCTGCTTGAAATGTCATGGTCTGTACAGTTTTAGACTGATATGCAGTATGTCACTTggaacaaatatatatgtacatcaCTTTGCATACTGTTTCACCAGGAAACTTACTGGATTGCCCAAAAAACAGAAGTAAAATATTTTCTCTTCTCCTGAAATTTTTGACCCAACTGCTTCACATATTGTTAGGAATATGAGTTAGCACCATGAACCTGGGAAAGAAATCAAATAAATGCAAATCATTGCTGGTAACAACTCTGTTCTTAAAATTGCTAGCTCAGAATCTCGATGTGTTTCAGATCTGCAATGGCAAATGAGTTCACAGAATAAATCAGTTGTGACATCTCAGTTACataacacaaaataaatgaGTTTATAGCTCATCCCAATTACATATGACATATCAGATAGATGACACAACTCAAGATATAATTTAATCATCATCGGTGTCTTCCGGCATGTCATCTTCAGCGTTCCCATTGCCACTGTCACTACAGTACTGCAATATTGTG encodes:
- the LOC4346027 gene encoding uncharacterized protein isoform X2 codes for the protein MPPGVRISKRVRAGAPTEMPPGVSTRSAKRQLIAEQGKGNGHEELPLETENNGDEDVGSGHLLQDNDVNRPPSPVMDWSYGHDANHKEQPAQQTNSDVEVPIRRGTRKSRPPTAGIMLDKMTKAMGRMPIAVAEGKKRPDEPVQAAKFASEAGVIIRTKVPVFPHWKQYKDDEGYINNFMGKLSVRLAINQKNQPTRDACADVLQKGIRQTRYNLKKAYFNGVPANEIRTTSPISSMTDEQWLELVAKWSNPKNMQISEQNKQNRLNVRFHQATGSRSYAAHLHAYKEKNKVVELDVVDAFEDCHTSREKGLSDAAKDAISSMKAIMEEPVPDGETPRTSAEVVSKVLSRDNSNTTFLKNAGLQMSSKKSVTPTEAALQEELAAEKQSSAILHAEVVELKEQANLANEALAKTQKELAEFKQQQEENNLLLRRILSLSQGNLNLS
- the LOC4346027 gene encoding uncharacterized protein isoform X1 — translated: MGRRRRPVAREPAQNEYERTRQEKILQNIRRMDELGIKDIAATIKHIETQHASSKTKNSGTKKSHGEGSDTSEFLPEDDEQGVQCDDDSYLEPEQPIPIMIEYPRQTRRKKCATKKKPTLKMPPGVRISKRVRAGAPTEMPPGVSTRSAKRQLIAEQGKGNGHEELPLETENNGDEDVGSGHLLQDNDVNRPPSPVMDWSYGHDANHKEQPAQQTNSDVEVPIRRGTRKSRPPTAGIMLDKMTKAMGRMPIAVAEGKKRPDEPVQAAKFASEAGVIIRTKVPVFPHWKQYKDDEGYINNFMGKLSVRLAINQKNQPTRDACADVLQKGIRQTRYNLKKAYFNGVPANEIRTTSPISSMTDEQWLELVAKWSNPKNMQISEQNKQNRLNVRFHQATGSRSYAAHLHAYKEKNKVVELDVVDAFEDCHTSREKGLSDAAKDAISSMKAIMEEPVPDGETPRTSAEVVSKVLSRDNSNTTFLKNAGLQMSSKKSVTPTEAALQEELAAEKQSSAILHAEVVELKEQANLANEALAKTQKELAEFKQQQEENNLLLRRILSLSQGNLNLS